From Coffea arabica cultivar ET-39 chromosome 10e, Coffea Arabica ET-39 HiFi, whole genome shotgun sequence, one genomic window encodes:
- the LOC113712034 gene encoding VIN3-like protein 2: MRKPESKRVDSMASGFVCRSEKTSWSSLEEKRQLVHEIAQCLDDAPAVLNSFTRKELLEIICAEVGKECKCSGFTKPKMIEYLLELVARKCNKETVKNLAPPSPSQDEKKFNKQRKNKYLSQLTTESDQSYAEIMVEDQKLLLCGNLACRAALSTDDAFCKRCSCCICHQYDENKDPSLWLTCDYNYPEEGELCGISCHLKCVLEHEPMGMKNQDSSANLDGYFCCVSCRKSNEVMRTWRKQLVVAKEARRVDVLCLRLSLSYKILVGTNKYKELLKIVESAVTVLENEVGPLHRASATMDRRIVNRLSCGAQVQKLCASAVEAFDRMMASKCFDHVNEMESPAIKIHFEASSPAKVTIVLEYEDCILKDILGCRLWYRRYDRDYPQEPTYAVLAPVERLELYDLDPSTQYFCKISVDGETRTPLGVCEANWITPAQAAGEHTNEHNSQMRTESMNSSDGKVALSDDHSKELSFSEYGNKSDGSPTLPSPMKNVSLASPSSNAPSTPCKSDGTTGMPQLVSKRQVKETDYEYAVRVIRKLEHEGHLGSDFRVKFLAWFSLKATVQEKRVVSVFVDTFVDDPSSLAGQLLDTFEDEICSEEKLASSHRFCTRLWH, translated from the exons ATGAGGAAACCAGAGAGTAAAAGGGTCGATTCTATGGCATCGG GTTTTGTATGTCGCTCTGAAAAGACTTCTTGGTCAAGCTTGGAAGAGAAGAGGCAATTAGTCCACGAAATTGCTCAGTGCTTAGACGATGCTCCAGCAGTCCTGAACTCATTTACACGGAAAGAACTTCTTGAAATAATATGTGCTGAAGTAGGCAAAGAGTGCAAGTGCTCTGGATTCACAAAGCCTAAAATGATAGAGTACCTTTTAGAGTTGGTAGCCAGGAAGTGCAACAAGGAAACCGTTAAAAACTTGGCTCCTCCTTCCCCCTCACAAGATGAAAAGAAATTCAATAAGCAACGGAAGAACAAATATCTATCCCAACTAACCACTGAATCTGATCAATCTTACGCGGAAATCATGGTCGAAGACCAAAAATTACTACTATGTGGCAACCTTGCATGCAGAGCTGCTCTGAGCACAGATGATGCATTTTGCAAAAGATGTTCTTGCTGTATATGTCACCAATATGATGAAAACAAGGATCCTAGTCTGTGGTTAACCTGTGATTATAATTACCCTGAGGAAGGTGAACTTTGTGGAATATCATGCCATCTGAAATGTGTCCTTGAGCATGAGCCTATGGGGATGAAGAATCAAGATTCTTCTGCAAATCTAGATGGGTATTTCTGCTGTGTTTCTTGTCGAAAATCTAATGAAGTGATGAG AACCTGGAGAAAACAATTGGTTGTAGCCAAAGAGGCAAGGAGAGTGGATGTCCTCTGTCTACGGCTCTCCCTAAGCTATAAGATTCTGGTAGGAACCAACAAGTACAAGGAACTACTGAAAATCGTTGAATCTGCTGTGACAGTCCTGGAAAATGAAGTCGGGCCTCTACATCGGGCATCAGCAACTATGGACCGGAGAATTGTTAATAGACTCTCTTGTGGTGCTCAAGTTCAGAAGTTGTGTGCCTCTGCAGTAGAAGCTTTTGATCGCATGATGGCCAGCAAATGCTTTGATCATGTAAATGAGATGGAATCACCAG CAATCAAAATACACTTTGAAGCATCCTCTCCAGCAAAAGTAACCATTGTCTTGGAGTATGAAGATTGTATCTTGAAGGATATTCTAGGCTGCAGGCTTTGGTATCGAAGATATGACAGGGATTATCCACAGGAACCAACTTATGCTGTATTAGCGCCAGTGGAGAGACTTGAATTGTATGACCTAGATCCTTCAACCCAATATTTCTGCAAGATTTCAGTCGATGGTGAAACTAGAACCCCTCTGGGAGTTTGTGAAGCTAACTGGATAACACCTGCACAAGCGGCAGGAGAACACACTAACGAACATAACTCCCAGATGCGGACAGAGTCAATGAATTCCAGTGACGGCAAAGTTGCTTTAAGTGATGATCACTCGAAGGAACTGTCGTTTAGTGAGTACGGAAACAAGAGTGATGGGTCTCCTACATTACCTTCTCCCATGAAGAATGTCTCTCTAGCAAGTCCCAGCTCAAATGCTCCATCAACGCCTTGTAAATCTGATGGAACTACGGGGATGCCACAGCTGGTTAGCAAGAGGCAGGTGAAGGAAACTGACTATGAGTATGCAGTAAGGGTTATCAGAAAATTGGAGCACGAAGGGCACCTAGGATCAGATTTCAGGGTGAAGTTTCTCGCCTGGTTTAGCTTGAAAGCCACAGTGCAAGAGAAAAGGGTAGTCAGCGTTTTCGTGGACACCTTTGTCGATgatccttcaagcttggccgggCAGCTACTTGATACCTTCGAAGATGAGATTTGCAGTGAGGAGAAATTGGCTTCTTCACACAGATTCTGCACTAGATTGTGGCATTag
- the LOC113710879 gene encoding double-stranded RNA-binding protein 1 isoform X1 codes for MPTTDAFQGVSNCYVFKSRLQEFAQKVGLPTPVYDTIKEGPSHEPTFRSTVIVNNVRYDSLPGFYNRKAAEQSAAEVALLQLSSSEARVDCISQPVHETGLCKNLLQEYAQKMNYAIPMYECSKDETPGRAPLFSCTVDIGGIKYIGAAARTKKEAEIKAARTALLAIQANASGSDFNGSSIHTVVPHKKKMADLGINSQETPAALKPKKRRFKKKSKKKKHATGEGNPVPNQSIASSVVHTDDQLGQGRADSSVSKVVDFGVSTDEACYSEVVGTASVPHANGDSKPEFNLLNDGDGLNGLVKEANETSEIVQLNSTSK; via the exons ATGCCCACCACCGACGCCTTCCAAG GTGTATCAAACTGTTACGTTTTCAAGAGCCGCTTGCAAGAATTCGCTCAGAAAGTAGGACTGCCTACGCCTGTTTATGACACTATAAAGGAAGGTCCTTCTCATGAACCTACATTTAGGTCAACAGTAATTGTAAATAACGTTAGATATGATTCTCTCCCCGGATTTTATAATCGGAAGGCTGCAGAGCAATCAGCAGCAgaagttgctcttttgcagctCTCAAGTTCAGAAGCCAGGGTAGATTGCATTTCTCAACCAGTG CATGAAACAGGTTTGTGCAAAAATTTATTGCAAGAATATGCTCAAAAGATGAATTATGCAATTCCAATGTACGAGTGTAGCAAGGATGAGACTCCTGGCAGAGCGCCCTTGTTTTCATGTACTGTTGATATTGGAGGAATCAAATACATTGGAGCAGCagcaagaacaaagaaagaagcAGAAATCAAAGCTGCCCGAACTGCTTTGCTAGCCATCCAGGCTAATGCGTCTGGTTCTGATTTTAATGGCAGCTCGATACATACTGTTGTTCCACATAAGAAGAAAATGGCAGATTTGGGAATCAATTCCCAGGAGACTCCAGCTGCACTAAAACCGAAGAAAAGGCGTTTCAAAAAGAAAtccaagaagaagaagcatgCTACAGGTGAAGGTAACCCTGTCCCAAACCAGAGCATAGCCAGCTCGGTGGTTCATACGGATGATCAGCTGGGACAGGGTAGAGCTGATTCTAGTGTCAGCAAAGTGGTTGACTTTGGAGTTTCAACAGATGAAGCATGTTACAGTGAAGTTGTGGGAACTGCTTCAGTCCCTCACGCAAATGGGGATTCTAAACCAGAATTTAATCTTCTCAACGATGGAGATGGTTTGAATGGCTTGGTTAAGGAAGCAAATGAAACTTCTGAAATTGTGCAGTTGAATTCAACCAGTAAATAG
- the LOC113710879 gene encoding double-stranded RNA-binding protein 1 isoform X2 has protein sequence MIAGVSNCYVFKSRLQEFAQKVGLPTPVYDTIKEGPSHEPTFRSTVIVNNVRYDSLPGFYNRKAAEQSAAEVALLQLSSSEARVDCISQPVHETGLCKNLLQEYAQKMNYAIPMYECSKDETPGRAPLFSCTVDIGGIKYIGAAARTKKEAEIKAARTALLAIQANASGSDFNGSSIHTVVPHKKKMADLGINSQETPAALKPKKRRFKKKSKKKKHATGEGNPVPNQSIASSVVHTDDQLGQGRADSSVSKVVDFGVSTDEACYSEVVGTASVPHANGDSKPEFNLLNDGDGLNGLVKEANETSEIVQLNSTSK, from the exons ATGATTGCAGGTGTATCAAACTGTTACGTTTTCAAGAGCCGCTTGCAAGAATTCGCTCAGAAAGTAGGACTGCCTACGCCTGTTTATGACACTATAAAGGAAGGTCCTTCTCATGAACCTACATTTAGGTCAACAGTAATTGTAAATAACGTTAGATATGATTCTCTCCCCGGATTTTATAATCGGAAGGCTGCAGAGCAATCAGCAGCAgaagttgctcttttgcagctCTCAAGTTCAGAAGCCAGGGTAGATTGCATTTCTCAACCAGTG CATGAAACAGGTTTGTGCAAAAATTTATTGCAAGAATATGCTCAAAAGATGAATTATGCAATTCCAATGTACGAGTGTAGCAAGGATGAGACTCCTGGCAGAGCGCCCTTGTTTTCATGTACTGTTGATATTGGAGGAATCAAATACATTGGAGCAGCagcaagaacaaagaaagaagcAGAAATCAAAGCTGCCCGAACTGCTTTGCTAGCCATCCAGGCTAATGCGTCTGGTTCTGATTTTAATGGCAGCTCGATACATACTGTTGTTCCACATAAGAAGAAAATGGCAGATTTGGGAATCAATTCCCAGGAGACTCCAGCTGCACTAAAACCGAAGAAAAGGCGTTTCAAAAAGAAAtccaagaagaagaagcatgCTACAGGTGAAGGTAACCCTGTCCCAAACCAGAGCATAGCCAGCTCGGTGGTTCATACGGATGATCAGCTGGGACAGGGTAGAGCTGATTCTAGTGTCAGCAAAGTGGTTGACTTTGGAGTTTCAACAGATGAAGCATGTTACAGTGAAGTTGTGGGAACTGCTTCAGTCCCTCACGCAAATGGGGATTCTAAACCAGAATTTAATCTTCTCAACGATGGAGATGGTTTGAATGGCTTGGTTAAGGAAGCAAATGAAACTTCTGAAATTGTGCAGTTGAATTCAACCAGTAAATAG
- the LOC113712698 gene encoding geranylgeranyl transferase type-2 subunit alpha 1-like yields MHGRPRKAPTEEEQEASVVKGAKLRSIQAKFFQFHHTNTYTKEALEVNAKLLEMNPEFITGWNYRKLAVQYHLEAAQSDEDSIKSILDEELKVVESALMTNFKSYGAWHHRKWVLNMGHSSTDRELFLLKKFQKLDARNFHAWNYRRFVTALKNIPDEEELQYTTDMIYENFSNYSAWHNRSVLLSRLLKEEVEGYYPKEKVLTEEFEFVRNALFTDPDDQSGWFYHLWLLDQTVKLEHLLVSSWPPNGSNVNVSDYCALSPSLSSISRTLPLILCFSEAVGGINSSTVSVVCESNMDSNLTWTPISVDKSGFARTWLTYLTFSSEPMHPSRNYLVKVSIANSEGIISSAGFCCSNPSHMAFTVCLPSSNTEFDEGPDIERIDWSEENFSSNQLHSENLGLINSFNELTISGGNKKTYETNAKIIADEIAYCRELLSEMDCKIGKLTLARLLLAYDALSSASRGVQDQNMFQYKEILELYHDLMKLDPPHFQYYKDQYSLVFLKQELANEESLLKYCYQYRDSTSLSNNSLCLCLRGLSLSQIGCIEQLLWVQMLDLSNNGIRSIEGLESLQLLCCLNLSNNKICSFSALEPLRLLKSLKVLDISHNEIGAHPIDTRRYLCASPLSHASDWKREEFVVSGPEMTIYWDAFSIFSGLNLRQLSVTGNPIADKKFKLFLCKLLPAMKWLDDEKLR; encoded by the exons atgcacGGAAGGCCGCGAAAAGCCCCAACTGAAGAAGAGCAAGAAGCTTCGGTGGTTAAAGGCGCAAAACTCCGTTCTATCCAGGCTAAGTTCTTCCAATTTCATCACACTAATAC GTATACGAAAGAAGCCCTAGAGGTCAATGCGAAACTACTGGAAATGAATCCGGAATTTATTACTGGTTGGAATTACCGAAAGCTTGCTGTTCAATATCATCTCGAGGCTGCCCAATCCGACGAGGACTCGATTAAGTCCATTTTAGACGAAGAATTGAAAGTT GTGGAGAGCGCATTGATGACAAACTTCAAGTCATATGGAGCTTGGCATCATAGGAAATGGGTGCTAAACATGGGGCATTCTTCTACAGACCGTGAATTGTTTCTCCTGAAAAAGTTTCAGAAGTTAGACGCACGAAATTTCCATGCGTGGAATTACCGAAG ATTTGTGACAGCGTTGAAGAATATACCTGATGAGGAGGAGCTGCAATATACAACGGATATGATATATGAAAACTTCAGCAACTATTCTGCTTGGCATAACCGTAG TGTGCTTCTTTCTCGTTTGCTAAAGGAGGAGGTAGAAGGATACTACCCAAAAGAGAAGGTTTTGACAGAGGAGTTTGAGTTTGTTCGCAATGCGCTTTTCACAGATCCGGATGATCAAAGTGGCTGGTTTTATCATCTTTGGCTTTTGGATCAGACAGTTAAACTCGAGCATTTACTGGTTTCTTCTTGGCCACCTAATGGTTCCAATGTTAATGTATCAGACTATTGTGCTTTGTCACCTAGTTTATCATCAATATCTAGAACACTTCCCCTTATTCTTTGTTTTAGTGAAGCAGTTGGAGGTATTAATTCTTCTACAGTAAGTGTAGTATGTGAAAGCAATATGGATAGCAATCTCACTTGGACACCGATTTCAGTAGATAAATCAGGGTTTGCCAGAACATGGTTGACATACCTAACTTTTTCCTCTGAGCCAATGCATCCTTCCAGGAATTATCTAGTGAAGGTTAGCATCGCCAATTCTGAGGGCATAATTTCTTCAGCTGGTTTTTGCTGTAGCAATCCTTCTCATATGGCATTCACAGTTTGTCTACCATCAAGTAACACAGAATTTGATGAAGGGCCTGATATAGAGAGGATAGATTGGTCCGAGGAAAACTTCTCTTCCAATCAATTGCATTCTGAGAATTTAGGCTTGATTAACTCATTTAATGAGCTAACAATCAGTGGGGGTAACAAGAAAACATATGAAACGAATGCCAAGATCATAGCTGATGAGATTGCTTATTGTCGTGAATTGCTGTCAGAAATGGACTG TAAAATTGGAAAGCTTACACTTGCAAGACTGTTATTGGCATATGATGCATTGTCATCAGCATCTCGTGGTGTACAGGATCAAAACATGTTCCAGTACAAAGAAATTCTTGAACTTTACCACGATTTGATGAAGCTGGACCCGCCACATTTTCAATACTACAAGGATCAATACAGTTTGGTGTTTTTAAAGCAG GAGCTTGCGAATGAGGAGTCATTGCTGAAATACTGTTATCAATATAGAGATTCAACTTCTTTGAGTAATAATTCTTTATGTCTATGCCTGCGCGGTCTTTCACTGTCGCAAATAGGGTGTATAGAGCAACTGCTGTGGGTACAAATGCTTGATCTTAGCAATAATGGAATTCGTTCAATTGAAG GTTTGGAGTCCTTGCAGCTTCTTTGCTGCTTAAATCTTAGTAACAATAAAATTTGCAGTTTTTCTGCTCTAGAGCCTTTGAGACTGCTGAAGTCATTAAAAGTGTTAGATATCTCACACAATGAAATTGGAGCACATCCTATTGACACAAGAAGATATTTGTGTGCGTCTCCACTGTCCCATGCAAGTGATTGGAAGAGAGAGGAATTTGTGGTTAGTGGTCCCGAGATGACAATTTATTGGGATGCTTTTTCGATTTTTAGTGGCTTGAACTTGAGACAGTTAAGTGTTACCGGAAATCCAATTGCTGACAAAAAGTTTAAGTTGTTTTTATGTAAGCTATTGCCAGCAATGAAGTGGCTTGATGATGAAAAATTGAGATGA